The following proteins are encoded in a genomic region of Paenibacillus sp. FSL H3-0469:
- a CDS encoding DUF2264 domain-containing protein: protein MTPVIGNPGTGGQATGNLAIQSNPLKTREDLLAALDQLTEPLRPLYSRGSARLEIGITGASYPAATAGMEGFSRVLWGMIPLLAGGGESRLWATVLDGIRHGTDPAHEEYWGDVRDYDQRLVEMAAFGFALAAVPEQIWAPLAPQEQEHLYNWLNQINSRPCYDCNWLFFNVLVNVGFRSVGRPYDVVQLERNLTRMDAFYLGEGWYSDGVNGHCDYYGPFAIHYYSLLYAKLMEREDPERSRLFKERARLFAAEFIGWFAPDGAALPYGRSLAYRFAQSAFWSALAYAEVEGFPAGVVKGIILRNLRWWFRQPIFDAAGVLTIGYTYPNLVMAENYNAPGSPYWALKTFLPLALGAEHPFWSEPELPLPELPAVSVQQPPHLVLVREPASGHMAAFNSGHLSTNEHTHTSAKYEKFVYSTGFGFSVPRAEWGLAQGAYDSMLALSESGDNLYRVRRRNRETEIIDNVLRSVWQPWADVEVRTWVVAGLPWHIRIHRIETGRALDVAEGGFALGQETELVQQLDELKAAAATPWGTSAIQGLKGYTKAQLISPNANTNLLHPRTVLPTLTASLEPGVHWLASAVYGDPSAITPMGGGLTPGQFLEQAPDVLLKVKFAVERITVVTSGGTELSIPVQ from the coding sequence ATGACTCCGGTAATTGGAAATCCGGGAACAGGCGGCCAGGCGACAGGCAATCTGGCAATTCAGAGCAATCCGCTAAAGACTCGGGAAGACCTGCTGGCTGCCCTTGACCAGCTGACAGAGCCGCTTCGGCCGCTCTATAGCAGAGGCAGCGCCAGACTTGAGATCGGGATTACGGGAGCGAGCTATCCGGCAGCCACCGCCGGAATGGAGGGCTTCTCCCGGGTACTCTGGGGAATGATTCCGCTGCTCGCCGGAGGCGGGGAAAGTAGGCTATGGGCCACTGTACTGGACGGCATCCGTCACGGCACCGATCCGGCACATGAGGAGTATTGGGGCGATGTAAGGGACTATGATCAGCGGCTGGTCGAGATGGCCGCCTTCGGCTTCGCGCTGGCGGCTGTGCCGGAGCAGATCTGGGCGCCGCTTGCTCCGCAGGAGCAGGAGCATCTATACAACTGGCTGAACCAGATCAATTCCCGCCCATGCTACGACTGTAACTGGCTGTTCTTCAATGTGCTGGTGAATGTCGGCTTCCGCTCGGTAGGAAGGCCTTATGATGTTGTGCAGCTGGAGAGGAACCTGACGCGGATGGATGCGTTCTATCTGGGGGAAGGCTGGTACAGCGACGGCGTTAACGGACACTGTGATTATTACGGGCCCTTCGCCATCCATTATTATTCGCTGCTGTATGCGAAGCTGATGGAACGGGAAGACCCGGAGCGTTCCCGTTTGTTCAAAGAACGCGCCCGGCTGTTCGCCGCTGAATTCATCGGCTGGTTCGCCCCGGACGGCGCTGCGCTTCCCTACGGCCGCAGTCTGGCTTACCGGTTCGCCCAGTCTGCATTCTGGAGCGCCCTGGCGTATGCAGAGGTGGAGGGCTTCCCTGCCGGAGTGGTCAAAGGTATCATCCTGCGTAATCTGCGCTGGTGGTTCCGCCAGCCCATCTTCGATGCGGCGGGTGTGCTGACCATCGGATACACCTATCCGAATCTGGTCATGGCAGAGAATTATAATGCTCCCGGTTCGCCCTACTGGGCGCTGAAGACCTTCCTGCCGCTGGCCCTCGGCGCGGAGCATCCGTTCTGGAGCGAACCGGAGCTGCCGCTGCCGGAGCTTCCGGCGGTAAGTGTGCAGCAACCGCCGCATCTTGTCCTGGTCCGCGAACCGGCTTCCGGTCATATGGCCGCCTTCAACAGCGGGCATCTATCTACCAATGAGCATACGCATACCTCAGCCAAATACGAGAAATTCGTCTATTCCACCGGCTTCGGCTTCAGCGTGCCCCGCGCGGAATGGGGATTAGCGCAAGGAGCTTATGACTCCATGCTGGCACTCAGCGAAAGCGGGGACAATCTGTACCGGGTACGGCGCCGGAACCGGGAGACGGAGATCATAGACAATGTGCTGCGGTCTGTCTGGCAGCCGTGGGCAGACGTTGAAGTGCGCACCTGGGTGGTGGCGGGACTACCCTGGCATATCCGCATCCACCGGATTGAGACGGGCCGGGCGCTGGATGTTGCCGAGGGAGGCTTCGCGCTGGGACAGGAGACGGAGCTTGTGCAGCAACTGGACGAGTTGAAGGCGGCGGCAGCGACTCCATGGGGCACAAGCGCCATCCAAGGGCTAAAGGGTTATACGAAGGCTCAGCTAATCTCGCCGAATGCCAACACGAACCTGCTTCATCCCCGGACAGTGCTGCCTACCTTGACGGCATCACTGGAGCCTGGAGTTCACTGGCTGGCCTCGGCTGTGTACGGCGACCCTTCGGCGATTACGCCAATGGGAGGGGGACTCACTCCCGGTCAATTTCTGGAGCAGGCCCCTGACGTCTTGCTGAAGGTCAAGTTCGCCGTAGAGCGTATTACGGTGGTCACCTCTGGCGGAACAGAGCTCAGCATTCCGGTGCAATAG
- a CDS encoding glycoside hydrolase family 88 protein, with amino-acid sequence MNRTIDQTWVDEAWSKALEKTRTNSISIGAEFPHASQGGKYVLEVPSWWTAGFWPGLLWQLYAGSGDESLKAVAERCEERLDEVLDGYVKLDHDLGFMWLLTSVANYKLTGREESRVRGLKAANYLAARFNLKGRYIRAWNPWREGEDNSGVAIIDCSMNTSLLFWASEVTGDPRYRHIAEAHMDTVLEHFIRPDGSVYHIVNFNPETGEVAEKLGGQGYAPESAWSRGAAWALYGLALAYHHTGKLSYLHASKQVAHFFLTRLPEDQVPQWDFRAPGDVGEIRDTSAGSCAASGLLLLAGLVEESEAHVYRNGALRITESLYRNYGTWDNPGEQGLLLHGTSNYPEDRNIDVPLIYGDFFYVETLARIKGAGPFYWE; translated from the coding sequence ATGAACAGAACCATAGATCAGACCTGGGTCGATGAGGCTTGGAGTAAGGCGCTGGAGAAGACGAGAACGAACAGTATCAGCATCGGGGCGGAGTTCCCGCATGCCAGTCAAGGCGGCAAGTATGTGCTGGAAGTGCCGAGCTGGTGGACTGCCGGCTTCTGGCCGGGCCTGCTCTGGCAGCTCTACGCCGGGAGCGGCGATGAGAGTCTGAAAGCGGTAGCCGAGCGCTGCGAGGAGCGGCTGGATGAGGTGCTGGACGGCTATGTGAAGCTGGACCATGACCTTGGCTTCATGTGGCTGCTGACCAGCGTCGCCAATTACAAGCTGACAGGCAGAGAAGAATCACGGGTCCGCGGACTGAAGGCCGCCAACTATCTGGCCGCCCGTTTCAACCTCAAGGGCCGTTACATCCGGGCCTGGAATCCCTGGAGGGAAGGCGAGGACAACAGCGGGGTCGCCATTATCGACTGCAGCATGAACACCAGCCTGCTGTTCTGGGCCTCAGAAGTCACCGGAGATCCGCGTTACCGGCATATTGCGGAGGCACATATGGATACAGTGCTGGAGCATTTTATCCGGCCGGACGGCTCCGTCTATCATATTGTCAACTTTAACCCGGAGACGGGCGAAGTGGCAGAGAAGCTGGGCGGACAGGGCTATGCGCCGGAATCGGCCTGGTCGCGCGGCGCGGCTTGGGCATTATACGGGCTGGCGCTGGCCTATCATCATACCGGCAAGCTGAGCTACCTGCATGCGTCCAAGCAGGTTGCGCATTTCTTCCTGACCCGGCTGCCGGAGGATCAGGTGCCGCAGTGGGATTTCCGTGCTCCCGGTGATGTTGGGGAGATCCGCGATACTTCTGCCGGTTCCTGCGCGGCAAGCGGTCTGTTGCTGCTGGCCGGGCTGGTGGAGGAATCAGAGGCTCATGTCTACCGGAACGGGGCGCTTAGAATTACGGAATCTCTCTACCGCAATTATGGAACTTGGGACAATCCCGGCGAACAGGGGCTGCTGCTTCACGGCACCAGCAATTATCCTGAGGACCGGAACATCGATGTGCCGCTGATCTACGGAGATTTCTTCTATGTTGAGACACTGGCCCGGATCAAGGGAGCAGGCCCGTTCTATTGGGAGTAG
- a CDS encoding DUF2264 domain-containing protein: protein MSGIEQRKYWLDTMLQIGTPVLEALAARKLKERLPAEFHSGRSQFAHLEAFARLACGMAPWLELQGLEGEEECLRARYAGLMLEAIDAAVDPQSPDYMEFKTEGQPLVDAAFLAHALVRAPKAVTARLDARVKGNLIVALKQTRRTAPSGSNWLLFSAMVEAALYLLGDPDYDRMRVGYAVHMFMDWYKGDGVYGDGKEFHWDYYNSFVIQPMLLDVVTLFEQENEEYARLRPLVLQRAQRYASVLERSIAPDGTYPFLGRSIVYRFGAFQLLSQAALQDFLEDSLPPAQVRCALTAVISRIMQYPGTLDENGWLQPGIYGYQPELAESYINTGSLYLCAAVFLPLGLPPADSFWSGGDMKWTARRIADGENVMRDHALE from the coding sequence ATGAGTGGGATAGAACAGCGTAAATACTGGCTGGATACGATGCTGCAGATTGGAACACCGGTTCTGGAGGCGCTCGCTGCACGGAAACTGAAAGAGCGGTTACCTGCGGAGTTTCATAGCGGGCGCAGCCAGTTTGCGCATTTGGAAGCTTTTGCGAGGCTGGCCTGCGGGATGGCTCCCTGGCTGGAGCTTCAAGGGCTTGAGGGTGAAGAAGAGTGCTTAAGAGCCCGTTATGCCGGGCTGATGCTGGAAGCGATTGATGCGGCGGTTGATCCGCAGTCGCCTGACTATATGGAATTCAAGACCGAAGGCCAGCCGCTGGTCGATGCGGCATTTCTGGCCCATGCGCTGGTGCGTGCACCGAAAGCGGTTACAGCCCGGCTGGACGCACGGGTCAAAGGTAATCTGATTGTGGCGCTGAAGCAGACGCGGCGGACCGCTCCCAGCGGCAGCAACTGGCTGCTGTTCAGTGCGATGGTGGAAGCAGCCTTATATCTGCTGGGCGACCCGGATTATGACCGGATGCGGGTGGGTTATGCGGTCCACATGTTCATGGACTGGTACAAGGGTGACGGAGTCTATGGAGACGGGAAGGAGTTCCACTGGGATTACTACAACAGTTTTGTTATTCAGCCGATGCTGTTGGATGTTGTTACCCTTTTTGAACAGGAGAATGAGGAGTATGCCCGGCTTAGACCCTTGGTCCTGCAGCGGGCGCAGAGATATGCATCCGTGCTGGAGCGCAGCATCGCTCCGGACGGGACGTATCCGTTCCTCGGGCGTTCGATTGTCTACCGGTTCGGGGCATTTCAGCTGCTGTCGCAGGCGGCGCTCCAGGATTTCCTGGAAGACTCGCTGCCTCCGGCCCAGGTGCGCTGCGCTTTGACCGCAGTTATTAGCCGGATTATGCAATACCCGGGCACGCTGGATGAGAACGGCTGGCTGCAGCCGGGGATCTACGGCTATCAGCCGGAGCTGGCCGAGAGCTACATTAATACGGGCAGTCTGTATCTGTGCGCTGCTGTTTTTCTGCCGCTGGGCCTGCCTCCTGCTGACTCCTTCTGGTCGGGCGGGGACATGAAATGGACGGCACGGAGAATCGCAGACGGCGAGAACGTGATGCGGGACCATGCTTTGGAATAA
- a CDS encoding AraC family transcriptional regulator — MKHARYYETFDGDILAGIGNSPISPTRDFHIHDHYEIFLFLGGSVNGFVDQYSYPLERGDVLLFNNHEIHKIINRSPEPYERLTIHFKAPLVYPFCTATTNLLACFQNRQPGENNLARMEEPLLSEYTALSSQLIAALERKQYGSEVLALTYLIQILVLINELYSRTRAAVPSIISSHIQSAMSYIDNHLHLNLSLDHIAGELNLDKYYLSHLFKQQTGGTIYRYVLLKKIALSKQLLSAGNSVSDTCYLSGFNDYANFIRTFKNITGIPPGKYGK, encoded by the coding sequence TTGAAGCATGCCCGGTATTATGAAACGTTCGACGGCGACATTTTGGCCGGTATCGGCAATTCTCCGATCTCTCCGACGAGGGATTTCCATATCCATGACCACTATGAAATTTTCCTGTTCCTGGGCGGCAGCGTGAACGGCTTCGTGGACCAGTACAGCTATCCGCTGGAGCGCGGCGACGTTCTGTTATTCAACAATCATGAGATTCATAAAATCATCAACCGCTCCCCCGAGCCTTATGAGCGGCTGACCATTCATTTCAAAGCACCACTGGTCTATCCGTTCTGTACGGCGACTACGAATCTGCTGGCCTGCTTCCAGAACCGCCAGCCCGGGGAGAATAACCTGGCCCGGATGGAGGAGCCGCTGCTCTCGGAGTATACCGCCCTCTCCTCCCAGCTGATTGCAGCCTTGGAGCGTAAGCAGTACGGCAGCGAGGTGCTTGCCCTGACGTATCTCATTCAAATTCTGGTGCTGATCAACGAGCTATACAGCCGCACCCGTGCCGCCGTTCCCAGCATTATCTCCTCCCATATTCAATCTGCGATGAGCTATATCGACAACCACCTGCACCTGAATCTGTCGCTGGATCACATCGCCGGGGAGCTGAATCTGGATAAATATTATCTCAGCCATCTGTTCAAGCAGCAGACCGGAGGCACCATCTACCGCTATGTCCTGCTCAAAAAGATTGCGTTATCCAAACAGCTCCTGTCCGCCGGCAACTCCGTGTCCGATACCTGCTACCTGTCCGGCTTCAATGATTATGCCAACTTCATCCGCACCTTCAAGAACATCACGGGCATCCCGCCGGGAAAATACGGCAAATAA
- a CDS encoding response regulator has protein sequence MYTAIIAEDSKPILRNIEALMQSMELPVRIAATAPNGLDALEYIKANPVDILLTDIRMPKLDGLALIGECRLVNPALKAVLISGYSDFEYTRKALNLQVFDYLLKPVERQQLAEVMQRLVAHLQEQEGSRTGLPEGLPSPGQQRPKSSEELFRQLEQYLQEQLYAPLSITEVALKFHVSPSYVSRIFKRYSHQTFVHYSMRLKIAEACRLITLRPELKVKELSELLSFGDQHYFSKVFKEYTGVSPTEYRGGER, from the coding sequence ATGTATACCGCTATCATTGCAGAGGACAGTAAGCCGATTCTGCGGAATATCGAGGCTCTTATGCAGTCCATGGAGCTGCCAGTCCGCATCGCTGCCACTGCACCGAACGGGCTGGATGCCCTGGAATACATCAAGGCTAACCCGGTGGACATCCTGCTGACCGATATCCGTATGCCTAAGCTGGACGGACTTGCGCTGATCGGGGAGTGCAGGCTGGTGAATCCGGCGCTCAAGGCGGTGCTGATCAGCGGGTACAGCGATTTCGAGTATACGCGTAAGGCGCTGAATTTGCAGGTGTTCGATTATCTGCTGAAGCCCGTGGAGCGGCAGCAGCTTGCTGAAGTGATGCAGCGGCTGGTCGCCCATCTGCAGGAGCAGGAGGGCAGCAGAACAGGATTGCCGGAGGGATTGCCCTCACCTGGGCAACAGCGGCCGAAGAGCAGCGAGGAGCTGTTCCGGCAGCTGGAGCAATACTTGCAGGAGCAGCTCTACGCTCCGCTCTCCATTACGGAAGTCGCGCTTAAGTTCCACGTAAGCCCTTCCTATGTCAGCCGGATTTTCAAGCGGTACTCACACCAGACCTTCGTGCATTACAGCATGCGGCTGAAGATAGCCGAAGCCTGCCGGCTGATCACGCTCAGGCCGGAGCTGAAGGTGAAAGAGCTGTCGGAGCTGCTGTCCTTCGGCGACCAGCACTATTTCTCCAAGGTGTTCAAGGAGTATACGGGCGTAAGCCCTACGGAGTATAGGGGAGGGGAACGGTGA
- a CDS encoding cache domain-containing protein, whose translation MATFYERLRKGRVQASLQTKFFFTFMLLLLIVLGCFLVYVNYMVIQPLKDKTENEMKLAAVQVSDQLNLYINNQNQLSQRILSNKEVFTLLSAGDYSQLTLEGLTRSRRLKDIMFQALGPSLNIEDMMIYDLTGERVASYIGYADSPASLRPFLEESSQLPTWNASGYALYRQGADAISFVRAIRNQNGQVFGYLAVQLDQRYLNRSAAGLAGGKVYIMDQDQRLVSSSPALREGEKVPEFAASPSESAAANGIYLSSGQNYVAYHRSAETGWTTYVVNPRNVVLGPVNSVKYISILLITALILFSFIFIYFSTRNLLLPIRKLRSQILRMNYSNLNMKAGPRTHNNELIQLNSAFQELLERLQESIEREKLALHEEVKSRNSALQAQIAPHFIHNVLYLISIAAQEGKNSVVTEMCKHLSDSLRYIVSSPYQHVALTEELKHTRHYLSLIQHNFEDDLEWEIDGDGGLERIELPRLVIQPFVENCIEHAFKNTDPPWRIEVRVKVYNGLWAIEIRDNGEGFAPGRIRDILDNIESSDSGVNELRHDTSGIGNMGIVNTVNRLKLMYRNRLFFNIYNHLGGEKGATVQIIASMSKDFY comes from the coding sequence TTGGCTACTTTTTACGAGAGACTACGCAAGGGCAGGGTTCAGGCCAGTCTGCAAACGAAGTTCTTCTTCACCTTCATGCTGCTCCTGCTGATTGTGCTGGGCTGCTTCCTGGTCTACGTGAATTATATGGTGATCCAGCCGCTCAAGGACAAGACAGAGAACGAAATGAAGCTGGCGGCTGTCCAGGTCAGCGATCAGCTGAACCTCTATATCAATAACCAGAACCAGCTCTCCCAGCGGATTCTGTCGAACAAAGAGGTATTCACCCTCCTGTCCGCAGGTGATTACTCACAGCTTACCCTTGAAGGGCTGACCCGCAGCCGCAGGCTGAAGGACATCATGTTCCAGGCACTCGGACCGAGTCTGAACATTGAGGATATGATGATCTACGATCTGACCGGGGAGCGGGTGGCCTCTTATATCGGATATGCGGATAGCCCGGCGTCGCTAAGGCCGTTCCTGGAAGAGAGCAGCCAGCTGCCGACCTGGAATGCAAGCGGTTACGCTTTGTACCGGCAGGGGGCGGATGCCATCTCTTTTGTGCGGGCGATCAGGAACCAGAATGGTCAGGTGTTCGGCTATCTGGCGGTGCAGCTCGACCAGCGGTACTTGAACAGATCTGCTGCGGGACTGGCGGGCGGCAAGGTCTATATTATGGATCAGGACCAGCGGCTGGTCTCCAGTTCTCCGGCACTGCGGGAAGGGGAGAAGGTCCCCGAATTCGCAGCGTCTCCCTCTGAATCTGCAGCAGCTAACGGAATCTATCTGAGCAGCGGCCAGAACTATGTGGCTTACCACCGCTCTGCCGAGACAGGCTGGACCACTTATGTGGTGAATCCCAGGAATGTGGTGCTGGGCCCGGTCAATTCGGTGAAATACATCTCTATTCTGCTGATTACCGCGCTGATTCTGTTCTCGTTCATCTTCATCTACTTCTCGACCCGGAACCTGCTGCTTCCGATCCGTAAGCTGCGCAGCCAGATTCTGCGGATGAACTACAGCAACCTGAATATGAAGGCGGGCCCGCGTACCCACAACAATGAGCTGATTCAACTGAATAGCGCTTTTCAGGAGCTGCTGGAGCGGTTACAGGAATCTATCGAACGGGAAAAGCTTGCGCTGCACGAAGAAGTGAAGTCGCGGAATTCCGCCTTGCAGGCTCAGATCGCGCCCCATTTTATCCACAATGTCCTGTATCTGATCAGTATTGCCGCCCAGGAAGGGAAGAATAGCGTGGTGACCGAAATGTGCAAGCATCTCTCGGACAGCCTGCGTTATATTGTGTCCTCCCCTTATCAGCATGTGGCGTTGACGGAGGAGCTGAAGCATACCCGGCATTATTTGTCCCTGATTCAGCATAATTTCGAGGACGATCTGGAGTGGGAGATTGACGGGGACGGAGGGCTTGAGCGGATTGAGCTGCCCCGGCTGGTGATCCAGCCGTTCGTGGAGAATTGTATCGAGCATGCTTTCAAGAATACGGACCCTCCTTGGAGGATTGAGGTGCGGGTGAAGGTGTATAACGGCCTGTGGGCCATCGAAATCCGGGATAACGGTGAAGGCTTCGCTCCGGGCAGGATCAGGGACATTCTGGATAACATTGAGAGCTCCGATTCCGGGGTTAACGAGCTTAGGCATGATACCTCAGGGATTGGCAATATGGGGATTGTGAATACGGTGAACCGGCTGAAGCTGATGTACAGGAACCGGCTGTTCTTCAACATCTACAACCACTTGGGCGGCGAAAAGGGTGCCACGGTCCAGATTATCGCATCTATGAGTAAAGACTTCTACTAG
- a CDS encoding ABC transporter substrate-binding protein, which produces MSKRMKKIATGLLAGIMTLTLAACGSDNSGKGNAAATDSGSGNSGGSSTGKKVTIELAISKSSQDSAFVAQDVLDEFEQKTNIKVNLQLLPAEQTATVLQTKLAVDEVPDLIQYNLASATTDLNLERNFEILDNEPWVSRLLNKDVLSAYDHVYSFHYSQDTGMQGVVYNKDIFKDLGLEIPKNYEEFLAVCEKIKASGITPVFMPFKDNWAANIWPAAAFADWAAKNEPSLFEDINAGRKKWSDVPEFATFLDQQYEVYKKGYTNTDILSDSYDMAVGKFLNKETAMMFMGDWLIVNVAEKDPNVHLGLFAIPSSEDANLGASPLGGQLFIPKKAKHMDEAKKFLEFLATKEVAQKMVDSQGSVSNFSDVTTPKLPDYKQEIVDQYITPKKTTLTTDAYMIVDRSELYRLLQDEFAGGLDAKGVLKAWDEKFSQLMKDKGVEGF; this is translated from the coding sequence ATGAGTAAGCGAATGAAGAAAATCGCAACAGGCCTGCTCGCTGGAATCATGACCTTAACGCTGGCGGCGTGCGGCTCTGACAATTCAGGCAAGGGTAATGCTGCGGCAACGGACAGCGGGAGCGGTAACAGCGGCGGCAGCAGCACCGGCAAAAAGGTAACCATTGAGCTGGCCATCTCCAAAAGCTCGCAGGATTCGGCGTTCGTAGCCCAGGATGTGCTGGATGAGTTCGAACAGAAAACCAATATCAAAGTGAATCTGCAGCTGCTTCCGGCAGAGCAGACCGCCACCGTACTGCAGACCAAGCTGGCCGTTGACGAGGTGCCCGATCTGATTCAATACAATCTCGCCAGTGCGACTACGGACCTGAATCTGGAGCGCAATTTCGAGATTCTCGATAACGAGCCTTGGGTAAGCCGCCTGCTGAATAAGGATGTGCTCTCGGCTTACGATCATGTCTACAGCTTCCATTACAGCCAGGATACCGGGATGCAAGGCGTCGTCTACAACAAGGATATTTTCAAAGATCTGGGGCTTGAGATTCCAAAGAATTACGAAGAATTCCTGGCCGTCTGCGAGAAAATCAAGGCCAGCGGCATTACGCCGGTGTTCATGCCGTTCAAGGATAACTGGGCGGCGAATATCTGGCCGGCGGCTGCTTTTGCCGACTGGGCTGCCAAGAATGAGCCGTCCCTGTTCGAGGACATTAATGCCGGCCGCAAGAAGTGGTCCGATGTTCCCGAGTTCGCTACCTTCCTCGATCAGCAGTATGAGGTCTACAAGAAAGGCTACACCAACACCGACATTCTCAGCGACAGCTACGATATGGCGGTAGGCAAATTCCTGAACAAGGAAACGGCGATGATGTTCATGGGCGACTGGCTTATTGTAAATGTGGCCGAGAAGGATCCGAATGTGCATCTGGGCCTGTTCGCCATCCCGTCTTCTGAAGACGCAAATCTCGGTGCCAGCCCGCTGGGCGGCCAACTGTTCATTCCGAAGAAAGCCAAGCATATGGATGAAGCGAAGAAATTCCTGGAATTCCTCGCTACCAAAGAAGTCGCACAGAAAATGGTTGACAGCCAAGGCTCCGTCTCCAACTTCAGCGATGTCACTACGCCGAAGCTTCCCGATTACAAGCAGGAAATTGTCGATCAATATATCACACCGAAGAAAACTACGCTGACCACCGATGCTTACATGATCGTGGACCGCAGCGAGCTGTACCGTCTGCTTCAGGATGAATTTGCCGGAGGTCTGGATGCCAAGGGCGTACTCAAGGCCTGGGATGAGAAATTCAGCCAGCTGATGAAGGACAAAGGCGTAGAGGGCTTTTAA
- a CDS encoding sugar ABC transporter permease codes for MKVSKRLYSYYLIWPALLIYSVFFVLPALTGLFYSFTDWRLDREAIKFIGWDNFERIFTDRTLLLAMKNTAIFAIVTVLGKNLLGIALAVGLNMKLKSKNLLRAIFYSPSILSVLVISIVFTPMLRSDGTINRIFEAVGLPSLSQAWLTNPALVIWTVAFVSIWQHTGFQMAIYLAGLQSISKEYYEAATIDGAGSWRSFRSITIPLLLPAININLMLTLIGGLKVFSEVFVLTGGGPGNASQVVGTIILRSFGEGSWGLGTAVNTLLFAAVTVIAIPLLIFMRRKEVSE; via the coding sequence ATGAAAGTATCCAAGAGACTATACTCGTATTACCTGATCTGGCCTGCGCTATTGATCTATTCTGTGTTTTTCGTGCTGCCCGCGCTAACCGGACTCTTCTATTCCTTCACTGACTGGCGGCTGGACCGGGAAGCGATCAAGTTCATCGGCTGGGACAACTTTGAGCGGATTTTCACGGATAGAACCCTATTGCTTGCGATGAAAAACACAGCGATCTTCGCCATCGTTACCGTCTTAGGCAAAAACCTGCTCGGAATCGCGCTGGCGGTCGGCTTGAACATGAAGCTAAAATCCAAAAACCTGCTGCGGGCGATTTTTTACTCTCCGTCGATCCTGAGCGTTTTGGTTATTAGCATTGTGTTCACGCCGATGCTGCGCTCCGACGGGACGATTAACCGCATCTTCGAAGCAGTGGGACTGCCTTCGCTGAGCCAGGCCTGGCTGACCAATCCGGCGCTGGTCATCTGGACCGTGGCATTTGTGTCCATCTGGCAGCATACCGGCTTCCAGATGGCCATCTATTTGGCCGGGCTCCAGTCGATCTCCAAGGAATATTATGAAGCCGCAACCATCGACGGGGCAGGCTCCTGGCGCAGCTTCCGCAGCATCACGATTCCGCTGCTGCTCCCTGCGATTAACATCAATCTGATGCTGACGTTGATCGGCGGCCTCAAGGTATTCTCCGAGGTCTTCGTGCTCACCGGCGGGGGGCCGGGCAATGCCTCCCAGGTGGTCGGCACGATCATCCTCCGCTCCTTCGGTGAAGGCAGCTGGGGGCTGGGCACTGCCGTCAACACCCTGCTGTTCGCAGCCGTAACGGTCATCGCCATTCCACTGCTGATCTTCATGCGGCGTAAGGAGGTATCGGAATAA
- a CDS encoding carbohydrate ABC transporter permease, with protein sequence MSFSRKMAWRNYLVEGFLILASLLIILPLLIMLFGSFMTSSEVLKFSLRLPEEWKFSNYTTVFKEGGLGRAFLNGMLITGVSSILNIFTSSAASFILVRRETKWSNFLYMFFFMGLIAPMSTITTIRVVQWMGFYGSITSVILIYASLNTAFSVFLYSGFIRSIPKALDEVAFLEGANTFDVFFKIVTPLIVPVNATVAIMVFMSVWNDITIPLYFLTDSSDWTMPLSVYNFYGKYSRDWNLIFADLVLTSLPVLILYIFCQKYIVSGLTAGAVKG encoded by the coding sequence ATGAGCTTTTCCCGTAAAATGGCTTGGCGCAACTATCTGGTTGAAGGCTTCCTGATTCTGGCCTCGCTGCTGATCATCCTGCCGCTGCTGATTATGCTGTTCGGCAGCTTCATGACCAGCTCCGAGGTGCTGAAGTTCTCGCTGCGGCTCCCGGAGGAGTGGAAATTCTCCAACTATACGACCGTTTTCAAGGAAGGCGGTCTGGGACGGGCGTTCCTGAACGGGATGCTGATTACCGGCGTCTCGTCCATCCTGAACATCTTCACCTCGTCAGCGGCCTCCTTCATTCTCGTACGCCGCGAGACCAAGTGGTCGAATTTCCTGTACATGTTCTTCTTCATGGGTCTGATCGCGCCGATGTCCACCATCACCACGATCCGTGTCGTGCAGTGGATGGGCTTCTACGGCAGCATCACCAGCGTCATTCTGATCTACGCCTCGCTTAACACAGCGTTCAGCGTGTTTCTGTACAGCGGATTCATCCGGTCTATTCCGAAGGCGCTGGATGAGGTCGCTTTTCTGGAGGGGGCGAACACATTCGATGTGTTCTTCAAGATCGTGACCCCGCTGATCGTTCCGGTGAACGCCACCGTAGCGATTATGGTCTTCATGTCTGTCTGGAACGACATTACCATTCCGCTCTACTTCCTGACCGACAGCTCGGACTGGACGATGCCGCTCTCGGTGTACAATTTCTACGGCAAGTACAGCCGGGACTGGAATCTGATCTTCGCAGACCTGGTGTTAACTTCCCTTCCCGTGCTAATCCTGTATATCTTCTGTCAAAAGTACATTGTTAGCGGACTTACAGCGGGAGCGGTGAAGGGGTAA